The proteins below come from a single Leishmania infantum JPCM5 genome chromosome 6 genomic window:
- a CDS encoding NAD(p)-dependent steroid dehydrogenase-like protein, with translation MPPKELNPLLSPEQKRAASQSYPPVPKKCVVTGGTGFVGTRLVEMLVERGAEKVVCFDIVPKEKAIGVWDHPAIEYVVGDITSYSDVSAAIEGSDCVWHLAAAVGPFHPHDLYRRVNYGGTVNVIRACKEHGVKKMIFSSSPSTRFNGSLFHRPNVDGLTEDEMPKLPLERYMQMYAQTKAEGEMAMRESIDDDFWSIAVAPHQVYGPRDNLFLPNMLEAAGTGKLRVFGKGDNRICFTHVDNYCHGLIIAEKQLYKNSPYLGRFYIVTDADTHPEPAAYCIFWKELDKAIVRMGFGSIMNKVHYPFWFLYIAALFAELAGWVMGTTFKLNVFNVFVLTMNRWFRVDAAKHDLEFQPIIPFGDGWNDTIEWFQLNWLPKFKKQDHSSIAGISSGSQQKINIQARKDK, from the coding sequence ATGCCGCCGAAAGAACTGAATCCGCTGCTTTCACCTGAGCagaagagggcggcgagcCAGAGCTACCCCCCGGTTCCAAAGAAATGCGTGGTAACTGGGGGAACGGGGTTCGTGGGAACTCGTTTGGTGGAGATGCTAGTCGAACGAGGCGCCGAGAAGGTAGTGTGCTTTGATATAGTTCCAAAAGAAAAGGCTATTGGTGTCTGGGACCACCCGGCGATCGAATACGTTGTTGGGGATATTACGTCCTACTCTGATGTTTCGGCAGCCATAGAGGGGAGTGACTGCGTTTGGCAccttgcagctgctgtggggCCTTTTCACCCACACGACTTGTACAGGCGTGTCAATTATGGGGGCACGGTGAACGTGATCCGCGCCTGCAAGGAGCACGGTGTGAAGAAGATGATTTTCAGCTCATCGCCTTCGACTCGGTTCAACGGTAGTCTCTTCCACCGCCCGAACGTCGACGGGCTTACCGAGGATGAAATGCCGAAACTGCCGCTTGAGCGTTACATGCAAATGTATGCACAGACAAAGGCGGAGGGCGAAATGGCGATGCGGGAGTCCATCGACGACGACTTCTGGTCTATTGCGGTCGCTCCGCATCAGGTGTATGGCCCACGCGACAACCTGTTTTTGCCCAACATGCTGGAGGCTGCGGGTACAGGTAAGCTGCGCGTCTTCGGCAAAGGCGACAACCGCATCTGCTTCACCCACGTGGACAACTACTGTCATGGCCTCATCATTGCGGAGAAGCAGTTGTACAAGAATTCGCCGTACCTTGGGCGGTTCTACATTGTGACCGATGCTGACACGCATCCTGAGCCGGCGGCGTACTGCATTTTCTGGAAGGAGCTCGATAAGGCTATCGTGAGGATGGGGTTTGGATCCATCATGAACAAAGTTCACTACCCGTTCTGGTTCCTCTATATTGCAGCGCTTTTCGCGGAACTGGCAGGGTGGGTGATGGGGACAACGTTCAAGCTCAACGTCTTCAACGTCTTTGTTCTCACGATGAATCGCTGGTTTCGGGTCGACGCGGCCAAGCACGATCTCGAGTTTCAACCCATCATTCCTTTTGGGGATGGCTGGAACGATACGATCGAATGGTTCCAGCTGAATTGGTTGCCTAAGTTCAAGAAGCAGGATCACAGCTCCATAGCCGGCATTTCTTCCGGATCGCAGCAGAAGATCAACATCCAGGCCCGCAAGGACAAGTAA